A segment of the uncultured Desulfobulbus sp. genome:
ATGGAGCAGGCTGCCCGCGCCCTGGCGGCCCTGGAAGGCAAAACCGAGGTCAGTGTCGAGCATATCGGCAAGGTCGCGCCCCTGGTGCTGCTCCATCGCAAGCGGGATGCCCAGCCTCCTCCACCTCCCCCGCCGCCGGAACCGCCCCAGCCCGAGGAACAGGACGAGCAGGAGCAGGAAGAACAATCCGAGGAGCAGGAGCAACAGCAGCCCGAGGAAAACCCGGAGAGCCAGGTGGCGCCACCGCCTCCCCAACCGCAGGAACAGGAAGACGAGCAGTCGCCGCCCGAGGAACAGGCCCAGGAGGAAGAGGGGAAGCAGGGGCAGTCGCCGGCAGAGCCCGAGGAGAAGGTCTTTGCCATCGGCACCACCTTCCGGGTCAAGTCGCTCACCGCGGCCAAGGACCGGGTGGTGCGGCGGGGCTCGGGCCGGCGCTCACGCAGCCGCATCTCCCAGAAGCAGGGCCGCTATGTCAAGTCCACCCTCCAGGACACCGGCGATTTCGCCCTGGATGCCACCCTCCGCGCCGCCGCGCCCTATCAGCGCCAGCGAAACATGGGCGGCGATCAGCGGCTGGCGGTGCAGCTCAGGCCCCAGGATATCCGCTGCAAGGTCCGCGAAAAGCGTATCGGCAACTTCCTCCTCTTTGTGGTCGATGCCAGCGGTTCCATGGGGGCGCGTGGACGCATGGCCGCCTCCAAGGGGGCGGTGATGTCGCTTCTGCTCGATGCCTATCAGAAGCGGGACAAGGTCTCGCTGATCACCTTCCGCCGGGGCGAGGCCACGGTCAACCTGCCGCCCACCACCTCGGTCGACATGGCGGGGAGGATGCTTTCGGAAATGCCGGTGGGCGGGCGAACACCGCTTTCGGCGGGGCTGGCCAAGAGTCATGAGCAGGTGCGCAACTACCTGATCAAGAATCCCACCGCCCAACCGATCGTGCTCTTCATCACCGACGGCAAGTGCAATGTGGCCCTGGGAGCGCACAAGCCCGTCGAGGAATCCCTGGCCCTGGCCGAGGCGTTTTCCCGGGATCAACGTATTCGAACCATTGTGGTCGATACCGAGGAGGCCGGGCTGGTCACCTTTGGTCTGGCCCGGCGTCTGGCCGGTGCCCTGGAGGCCCAATATTTTAAAATCGACGACCTCAAGGCAGAGGCCCTGGTCAACATCGTGCGAGGACAACAACAATGAAAAATCGACCCATCTATCCGTTTACCGCCATCGTTGGTCAGGAAAAAATGAAACTGGCCCTGATGCTCAATGTGGTCAACCCCGGGCTCTCCGGCGTCCTTATCCGCGGGGAGAAGGGCACGGCCAAGTCCACCGCCGTGCGTGCCCTGGCCGATATCCTCCCCGAAATTGAGGTGTTTGCCGAAGATCCCTATCAGCTTGATCCCAAAGAGGAGCTGGAATCCTACCATGCAATTTGCCAACTCATTTCGGGGGCGCGCCGTGAACTGCTGCCAGAGGTTGTTTCGCGCAAGGTGCGGGTGGTGGAACTGCCGGTGGGCGCCACCGAGGACCGGGTGGTGGGCACCCTTGATCTCGAGCATGCGTTGAAAAAGGGCGAAAAGCGGATCGAGCCCGGCATCCTTGCCCAGGCGCATCGCAACATCCTCTACGTGGACGAGGTCAATCTCCTTGACGACCATGTGGTGGATGTGCTGCTCGACTCGGCGGCCATGGGCGTCAACACCATCGAGCGCGAGGGGGTCTCCTTTTCCCATCCGGCCCGGTTCACCCTGGTGGGGACGATGAACCCGGAGGAGGGCGAACTGCGCCCGCAGCTGCTCGACCGGTTCGGGCTCTGCGTCAACATCGAGGGCATCCAGAGCGCCGAAGATCGGGTGGCGATCATGGAGCGGCGGGCCGCCTTTGATCTCGATCCGGAAAGATTCGCCGGTCAGTGGCGGACGGAGTCCGCGGCCCTGGCCGAGCGGTTGCTGACCGCCCGTGGGTTGTATCCGCAGGTTGCGGTCGAGCGAGCCCTGCTCTTTGAGATCGCCACCACCTGTCTCGAAGTGGGCGTGGACGGGCACCGGGGCGATATCATCATGCTCAAGACCGCCAAGACCCTGGCCGCCCTGGACGGCCGCACCGCGGTGAGCTCGGCGGATATTTCCACCAGCGCCGAACTGGTGCTGCCCCATCGGGTGCGGCGGCAACCGCTGATGGAGATCGCCGACAATGTCGAGTCCCTGCGCAAACGGGCATTGGCCGGGAAGTGAACTCGTGGATTGGAGCTAAGGGGCGATAACAAGACAATTATTCAAGGGAAATCGTGCAAAGAAAGGGTGACAACAAAAAACGCTGCTGGTTCCCGGCCAAGCGCTACGGCTACGGCTGGGGTCTGCCTAAAACCTGGCAGGGTTGGCTGGTGCTGATCATCTACCTGGGCCTCACCACCCTTGGCGCGTGGCGAGTGCGCGGAGGGGGCGACCTGCTCTGGTTTGTACCTCTGGAGGCGGTGTTGACCGGAGTGTTTGTCTGGATTGTATGGAAAAAGGGGGAGCCGCCGGCATGGCGCTGGGGCGACGATAACAGCAGGACAACATCTGAAAAATAACCATGATTGTCGTTCTCGTTAAAAGCCTCGAGAACGACGTTCCCAGCTTCGTAATATGCTGATTTCACGATAGGTGGATTTCAGCGTTTTGACTTTTTTTGAGGTCATCATGATTCATATCGAAAAACTGCAGAAATCCTACGGCAAGGTCAAGGCTGTGAACGGCATCGACCTTTGCGTTGAACCGGGCGAATTGTTCGCCTTTCTCGGGCCCAACGGTGCCGGCAAGACCACCACCATCCGCATCCTCACCGGTCTGACCCGCATCGGAGGCGGCCGGGTGCGTATCGGCGGCCATGACATTGTCGAGTCGCCCCGGGAGGCCAAACGGCAGTGCGGCCTGGTGCCGCAGCACATCAACCTGGACAGCGAGTTGAGCCTGCGCGAGAACCTGGACATCCATGGGCGGCTCTTTGCCATGGATGCCCAGCAGCGCCAGACCAAGATCGAGGAACTGCTGACCTATGTGGAGTTGCTCGACCGGATCGACTCCCTGGTCAAACAGCTCTCCGGCGGGCTCAAGCGGCGGTTGATGATCGCCCGGGCCCTGATGCACGAACCCAAGGTCCTCTTTCTCGATGAACCCACCGTGGGCCTGGATCCGGCCATTCGCCGCCGCATCTGGTCGCTGATCAAGCGGGTGCAGCAGGACGGCACCACCATCTTTCTCACCACCCATTATATCGAGGAGGCCGAGTTCCTCGCCGCGCGGGTGGCCTTCCTCGACCAGGGCAGCATCGTGGCCCTGGATTCTCCCCAGGCCCTGATGGCCAGCATCGGCCAGTGGGCGGTGGATAGGATGAACGGCGAGGGGATGGAAACCCAGTATTATCCCAGCCGCGACGAGGCCGCTCATTTTGCCGCCTCCCAGGACTGTGGCGTTACCCTGCGGCGGGTCAATCTCGAGGATGCGTTTTTAAGCCTGACCGGAAAGAAGGTGCTGTCATGAATGGATTTATTGCTGTCTATCTGCGGGAGATGCTCATCCTCAAGTACCGATTCAAGCGTCAGCTGGCGGGCATGGCGGTATCGCCGCTGTTGTATCTGATCACCTTCGGCTATGCCATGGGCGACCTGATCCGTTTCGGCGAGCAGTCCTACCTCCACTTTCTCATCCCCGGTCTGGTGGCCATGGCGAGCATGACCCAGTCCTTCGGCATTGCCACCGACATCAACGTCGCCCGGTTTTACTGGAATATCTTTGAGGAGTTCCAGGCCTCGCCAATCAGCAACCTCAGCTATGTGGCCGGCGAGGTCCTGGCGGGCATGACCCGAGCCCTGATGGGGGTGGCGGTGATCCTGCTCCTGAGCCTGCCCTTTGGCGTGGTCCTTCACTACGGACCCCTGTTCTGGCTGGCGGTCTTGGGTAACTGTTTTGTGTTCGCCTCGCTGGCGGTGGCCATGGCCATGCTGGTCAAATCCCATGCCGATCAGAGCCTGTTGACCAACTTCATCATCACCCCCATGGCTTTCCTAGGTGGCACCTTTTTTCCGGTGGAAAAGCTGCCCCTCTGGGCCCAGGGACTGCTGTCCTGCCTGCCGCTGACCCATGCCTCCCACGCCATTCGTGCCACCAGCCTGGGACAGCCTGCGCAGGGACTTGATTATTTGGTGCTCCTGATCGTTGGCCTGGTCTTTTTCTGGCTGGCACTGCATTCGGTCAATAAAGCTCGAGACTAGCTCCGGGTGGGCAGGTGCTGTTCCTGCCCACCGGAGATGCTGCCCAATATTTTGTTTATTTGGATAATTTGACGGTGGGTACGATACAGCTGGACCCACCCTACAGCCTCAATACCCTAAAAATTATGCTCATAGATACCCTGTACGACGCTGTCGAACTGCACCGAGAAGAAAAGATCATCTATGCCCGGTTCCTCAAACCTCATTCCGTGCTCTCCACCTGCCGGGTGGCCGGTGGTCTGCGCACCGACCTGAACGCGCTCTATAACCATCAGAGCTGCGAGCCCGCCGGCCACTGTCACCGTCTGCCTGCAAGCGCCTATCGTGATCCGCAGGAATACCGCAGGGCCATCTGCGGGCGCCATAACCTGGATGCCGAACGCTGCGCCACCCTGGGAACCGCGGCCAACATGCATAACGCCAGTATCTCCCGGCAAGGGTTCCGCGACCTCGAGGTTGTTGCTGTCTGCACTGGCGGAGTCGAGGGAAATGCCGGAAGGGTGGGTGACTCGGCCTCGGTGGTGGAAACCCTGGAGGGCTTTGAACGGTTGCCGCCAGCTGAGGAGATTCCCGGGCCAGGCACGATCAACACCATGCTTTTTATCAACAAGCCGCTCATTCCCGGCGCCCTGACCCGTTGCATCATGACCGCCACCGAGGCGAAATCCGCGGTGCTGCAGGAGTTGGCGGTCAACTCCCGCTACTCAGATGGGCTGGCCACCGGCACCGGCACCGACCAGATCGCGGTGGCCGCCCTGGAAAGCGGGGAGAAGCCCCTGACCAGCGCCGGCAAGCATGCCAAGCTGGGCGAGCTGATCGGGCGGGCAGTCTTTGCGGCGATCAAGGGCACCCTTGCCCGGCAAAATCATCTGACCCCGGCCGGACAGTGCTCGATCAAGATCCATCTGGAGCGTTTTGGCACCAACCGCGCAGATTTGGTTGCCACGATCTGTTCCTTTCTCGACCAGGACCAGGCCCAACTGTTGCGGGCCAACTTCATGGCCTTTGAGCACGACCCGCTCACCGTGGCCGCGGTCGCCGCCCTGGTCCATCTCTACGATAAAACCGCCTGGGGCGTGTTGCCGCAAACCTGCTGGAGCGAAATCATGGCCGGGTTCTCGGCCCAGGTGGCCTGCGCGGTCAGCGGCGATTACAGCCGGCTGGCCCACTACCGCATGCTGCTGGCGCCAACGGTGCGCGATACGGGAAACAGGGCCTTCGTCGAGCTGACCTGCCGCGCCCTGGCCCTCGGGTTTTCCGAAAAATGGCGGATCATGGATGCCCTGGTTTCGACCGAGCCAAAATTATCCTGCCCACAACTGCATCAGGAGGAAAAACAGGAGCAATAAAACCAAAAGTCGCATGTCGGTCGCCCGGTTGAACCGGGCGTGAAAAGGGAATCCCGTGCAAACCGGGAACGGTCCCGCCGCTGTAATCCTCGCCCCGAAACAGGAGATCGGGAACCCTGCCGAGACAGGGCCACTGTGCAACTGCATGGGAAGGCCTCGGCAAGGGAGGGAGAGTCAGAAGACCTGCCGGACATGCCAATATTTACCACGACTGTCGAGGATGCAGTGCTGTGCATTGCAGAAAACGGGCCTTCCGCTTTCTGTTGAGGGTGAATGCTGCGTTTTGTCGCTTCTGTTCCTCGCAGTCAATGATCAACCCTTTCAGGAGAAAAAGGATGGACCCCAAAGGAGTGAAGAAGTTTGACCGGCTTGTATTGGCCCTGCTGTTGTGCGCGGCTCAGCCGGTTTTGGCCCAGGAGGTAATCGGAGGTGATACGGACCAGGCAAAGAGCGTTGCAGCAAAGAAGCAACAAGGCAAGGTTACGCAATCGGTTTTGCAACAGGCGGCCGAGGATATGGTGGTGACCGCGACCAGAAGTGAGGAGGATATCCTCTCCCTGCCCACCAAGATCGAGGTGATCGACAGCCACGATATCGAGATGACCGCGGCCAACACCATCACCGAGCAGTTGAAGAAATCCAGTTCGCTCAGTGTCATCGAGTATCCCGGTGCCCTGGCCGGTATCGGAATTCGCGGTTTTCGCCCCGAGTTCTCCGGCATCACCAAGCACAGCCTGATGCTCGTGGATGGCCGCCCCATCGGTGCCACCAACCTGGCAACCGTGCTCACCGACAATGTGGAGCGGATCGAGGTGCTCAAGGGACCCGCCTCCTCCCTCTACGGTGCCGAGGCCATGGGCGGCGTGGTCAACGTGATCAGGAAAAAAACCACCGAGGGCATGAGCGGATCGGCGCAAGTCGGCTACGGCAGCTACGCCACCAACTTTCAGAAACTTGCCGCCGGCGGGGCGATCATTGCCGACAGGCTGGATTTCGATGTCTCTGCCGGTCGCTACGAGCAGGCCGACAACCTGAAAACCGGCGATAACGGCGACGAGCGTGCCAACACCGCCTACCACACCCGTAACGGTGCCTTTCGTCTTGGCGGCAACTTTGCCGGCGACTGGCGGGCCGATTTTTCGGTCAATGCCTACCAGGGCCGGGATATCGAAACCCCGGGTGATGTGGCCTACGGTGATGTGCGCAGCGGCAGCAAGGATATCGACAACAGCGGCGTCGACCTGAAGGTCGGTGGCGGTTTGGGGGCCAACAACGAGGTGGCGGCAATGCTCTACCACACCGAGGAGGAGGCGGAGAACTATTCCAACTACTCCGGGAGTTCCATTGTCCCCACCTACCGCAGCTACGACTCCGACACGACCTGGGACGGAGTGCAGCTGCAGGACATCTACACCTGGGGCAACCACAAGTTCATTCTCGGCTTCGACTACCAGTACATCGAGAAAATTTCCCGCAGCTATACCACCAGCGGCACGAGAAAGTCGCCCTCCTCCCCGGACGAGGGGCGGACCAACTATGCCGGCTACCTGGAATCGGTGTGGAAGTTCCTCGACAACCGTCTGACCTTCACCGGTGGCGGTCGTTACGACACCTTTGAGGTCGAAACCCTCTCCACCCCCTACATGACCGGGTTCACCCCCAATTCCGAGGATTTCTCAACCTTCAGCCCCCGGGTCGGCGCCAACTACCATTTCGACAGCGGCATCCGCCTGCACACCACCGTGGGCAAGGCCTTTGTCCCGCCCAGCGCCTTTCAGTTGGCCGGCTATTCCGAGACCGTGGTCGGCGGCGTGACCATGATCACCCAGGGCAACAGCGACCTCGATCCGGAAACCTCCACCACCTGGGATGCTGGCGTCGGCTACGAGTTGCCTTCCTGGGGACTGTCTCTGGATCTGACCTATTTCGACACCACGGTGGACGACCGGATCACCACCACCCAAAGCGGCAACCTCAAGACCTACATCAACGCCCTGGGGGCGGACATTCGCGGTCTGGAGTCCACCCTCAGCTTTGATCTCGGTGTGCCCCTGCAGTGGAGCCGCAGTCTCAAACTCTACGTCAATACCACCCATATCTTCCAGGCCGAGGAGGAACTGACCGGCGGCGCCATGCAGGATATTCACAACGTGGCCGACTACACCTACAACTACGGCATCGACTACAGCGACGGCACCTTTGACGGTCGTCTCCATTTCCGTACCGTGGGACCGATGCGCGATACCGACTGGGTCACGGCCGGATATCCGGAGATCGAATATCCCACATTCACCGTGGTCGATCTGGTGGTGGGCTACAACTTTCTTCAGCACCACCGGGTCGCCCTGACCGTGGATAACCTCTTTGACAAGGACTACTACGAGAAAAAGGGCTATCCCAAGCCGGGCCAATCATTTTTCGTCAGTTATACCTATACATTCTAAACCTGAGCGACAAGGAGCGACCATGGCAAAGGGGTTGTTGATCGTCCTCACCGGTGACGGCAAGGGAAAGACCACCTCGGCCCTGGGGATGGCCCTAAGGGCCGCCGGGCATGGGCTGCGGGTCTGTTTCATCCAGTTTATCAAGGGGAGCTGGCACTATGGCGAGATGGATGCGGCCAAACGGTTTGAGGATCTGATCGATTTTCACGTCATGGGCCGGGGCTTTACCTGGAAATCGGAGGATATGGAAGAGGATGCCCGCCTGGCGCGGGAGGCCTGGTCGCATGCCTGCGGGGCCATTGAATCCGGGCGCTATCATCTGGTGGTGCTGGATGAGTTCACCTATCTGCTCCATTACCGGATGCTTGCCATCGAGCCCTGCCTCAGCTTTTTTGCCGCCCATTGTCCCAAACAGCATGTGATCATCACCGGCCGTTACGCACCTCAGGCCCTGGTAGCGGCCGCTGATCTGGTCACGGAAATGCGGGTGGTCAAGCATCCCTACAAAAGCGGGATCATGGCCCA
Coding sequences within it:
- a CDS encoding putative cobaltochelatase, giving the protein MKPVYPLAAIVGQDDFKQALLLAAVNPGVGGLLVRGEKGTAKSTMVRALAALLPDMEVVVGCVNNCSPGADAPRCPECARRFPNLPATTRPVPLVDLPLNATEDRVSGGIDFPATLREGRVMIAPGLLAAAHRGLLYIDEVNLLDDHIVDLILDAAASGENRIQREGISSSHPSQFILVGTMNPEEGELRPQLLDRFGLCLEVAGGEDPEARVELMLRREDFDQDPKDFCRRYADESVRIAHRITDGRKLLPRVRISKGLRSFIGELCRENNVAGHRADLVMEQAARALAALEGKTEVSVEHIGKVAPLVLLHRKRDAQPPPPPPPPEPPQPEEQDEQEQEEQSEEQEQQQPEENPESQVAPPPPQPQEQEDEQSPPEEQAQEEEGKQGQSPAEPEEKVFAIGTTFRVKSLTAAKDRVVRRGSGRRSRSRISQKQGRYVKSTLQDTGDFALDATLRAAAPYQRQRNMGGDQRLAVQLRPQDIRCKVREKRIGNFLLFVVDASGSMGARGRMAASKGAVMSLLLDAYQKRDKVSLITFRRGEATVNLPPTTSVDMAGRMLSEMPVGGRTPLSAGLAKSHEQVRNYLIKNPTAQPIVLFITDGKCNVALGAHKPVEESLALAEAFSRDQRIRTIVVDTEEAGLVTFGLARRLAGALEAQYFKIDDLKAEALVNIVRGQQQ
- a CDS encoding ATP-binding protein: MKNRPIYPFTAIVGQEKMKLALMLNVVNPGLSGVLIRGEKGTAKSTAVRALADILPEIEVFAEDPYQLDPKEELESYHAICQLISGARRELLPEVVSRKVRVVELPVGATEDRVVGTLDLEHALKKGEKRIEPGILAQAHRNILYVDEVNLLDDHVVDVLLDSAAMGVNTIEREGVSFSHPARFTLVGTMNPEEGELRPQLLDRFGLCVNIEGIQSAEDRVAIMERRAAFDLDPERFAGQWRTESAALAERLLTARGLYPQVAVERALLFEIATTCLEVGVDGHRGDIIMLKTAKTLAALDGRTAVSSADISTSAELVLPHRVRRQPLMEIADNVESLRKRALAGK
- a CDS encoding ABC transporter ATP-binding protein; translated protein: MIHIEKLQKSYGKVKAVNGIDLCVEPGELFAFLGPNGAGKTTTIRILTGLTRIGGGRVRIGGHDIVESPREAKRQCGLVPQHINLDSELSLRENLDIHGRLFAMDAQQRQTKIEELLTYVELLDRIDSLVKQLSGGLKRRLMIARALMHEPKVLFLDEPTVGLDPAIRRRIWSLIKRVQQDGTTIFLTTHYIEEAEFLAARVAFLDQGSIVALDSPQALMASIGQWAVDRMNGEGMETQYYPSRDEAAHFAASQDCGVTLRRVNLEDAFLSLTGKKVLS
- a CDS encoding ABC transporter permease, with protein sequence MNGFIAVYLREMLILKYRFKRQLAGMAVSPLLYLITFGYAMGDLIRFGEQSYLHFLIPGLVAMASMTQSFGIATDINVARFYWNIFEEFQASPISNLSYVAGEVLAGMTRALMGVAVILLLSLPFGVVLHYGPLFWLAVLGNCFVFASLAVAMAMLVKSHADQSLLTNFIITPMAFLGGTFFPVEKLPLWAQGLLSCLPLTHASHAIRATSLGQPAQGLDYLVLLIVGLVFFWLALHSVNKARD
- a CDS encoding adenosylcobinamide amidohydrolase; the encoded protein is MGTIQLDPPYSLNTLKIMLIDTLYDAVELHREEKIIYARFLKPHSVLSTCRVAGGLRTDLNALYNHQSCEPAGHCHRLPASAYRDPQEYRRAICGRHNLDAERCATLGTAANMHNASISRQGFRDLEVVAVCTGGVEGNAGRVGDSASVVETLEGFERLPPAEEIPGPGTINTMLFINKPLIPGALTRCIMTATEAKSAVLQELAVNSRYSDGLATGTGTDQIAVAALESGEKPLTSAGKHAKLGELIGRAVFAAIKGTLARQNHLTPAGQCSIKIHLERFGTNRADLVATICSFLDQDQAQLLRANFMAFEHDPLTVAAVAALVHLYDKTAWGVLPQTCWSEIMAGFSAQVACAVSGDYSRLAHYRMLLAPTVRDTGNRAFVELTCRALALGFSEKWRIMDALVSTEPKLSCPQLHQEEKQEQ
- a CDS encoding TonB-dependent receptor, which gives rise to MDPKGVKKFDRLVLALLLCAAQPVLAQEVIGGDTDQAKSVAAKKQQGKVTQSVLQQAAEDMVVTATRSEEDILSLPTKIEVIDSHDIEMTAANTITEQLKKSSSLSVIEYPGALAGIGIRGFRPEFSGITKHSLMLVDGRPIGATNLATVLTDNVERIEVLKGPASSLYGAEAMGGVVNVIRKKTTEGMSGSAQVGYGSYATNFQKLAAGGAIIADRLDFDVSAGRYEQADNLKTGDNGDERANTAYHTRNGAFRLGGNFAGDWRADFSVNAYQGRDIETPGDVAYGDVRSGSKDIDNSGVDLKVGGGLGANNEVAAMLYHTEEEAENYSNYSGSSIVPTYRSYDSDTTWDGVQLQDIYTWGNHKFILGFDYQYIEKISRSYTTSGTRKSPSSPDEGRTNYAGYLESVWKFLDNRLTFTGGGRYDTFEVETLSTPYMTGFTPNSEDFSTFSPRVGANYHFDSGIRLHTTVGKAFVPPSAFQLAGYSETVVGGVTMITQGNSDLDPETSTTWDAGVGYELPSWGLSLDLTYFDTTVDDRITTTQSGNLKTYINALGADIRGLESTLSFDLGVPLQWSRSLKLYVNTTHIFQAEEELTGGAMQDIHNVADYTYNYGIDYSDGTFDGRLHFRTVGPMRDTDWVTAGYPEIEYPTFTVVDLVVGYNFLQHHRVALTVDNLFDKDYYEKKGYPKPGQSFFVSYTYTF
- the cobO gene encoding cob(I)yrinic acid a,c-diamide adenosyltransferase — encoded protein: MAKGLLIVLTGDGKGKTTSALGMALRAAGHGLRVCFIQFIKGSWHYGEMDAAKRFEDLIDFHVMGRGFTWKSEDMEEDARLAREAWSHACGAIESGRYHLVVLDEFTYLLHYRMLAIEPCLSFFAAHCPKQHVIITGRYAPQALVAAADLVTEMRVVKHPYKSGIMAQKGIEF